TAGAGCTTCTTCCTCCACCGCAACCGCCGCTGTCAAATCTTCGGCGGAGACGACAGCGGCTGCGCTGAGTGGTTCTTCAtgtgctgctgctgctgttgtgCCTCCTAGATTGTCGTCGTCGGTTCCTGTTCCTTTGCCCCTCCCGTTACCTGTTCATTCTGGTGACGCTGATTCGCGGATACCGTCGCctagagagaaagagaaggaaCGTGACGGTGTTAGTTCAAGAGAGAGAATTGACGGCGTTAACGGAGATGGATTATCTTCTTCCAATTCTCCAAAAGCTAGGTATTTCAATTTTActgcaattaatttttattgttcttattTAATGAAGTTTATTCTGTCTGTTATTTTTGTTAacaattctaaattaaattaattaatgaattatagatattatatataggaATTTAGAAATAGTTTTGCGGGCATTGAATTGATTACATGTGTTGTTGTGGTGTATTACAGTATATTGGCTGGGCGACAAGGGAGGAGGAAGGTGGATCCATTGGATATAAGATCACCAAGGAAGGTGCATCCGGATTTTAGCGTGGATCATTGTGCAGATTACTCGAGGATCAATGCTCCAATAAGGAGTGCGCCTACTAGTCCGTTCTCAAGTCCGCAGAAATTAACAACTGCAGCTGATTTCTTGCCTTATTATCAAATGATTGCTAAAGGAAATCAAGTGTGGTCTGCCCCTGAGATGGCCACTTTAGATATACCAGGCCTTCCTCCCCCTGCATTTTTTGATTATACTGCTTTTAGTACTGATACTTCTCCTCTTCATAGTCCACCTAGTAGAAGTCCCCGCAGGAATCCTAAAAGTCCTACTGGAGGACCTGCATCACTAAATGCTAGACTATCTATTGAAACTTCCCGTGAATGTAATGCTAATCTTGAGGTTCACCCATTGCCTCTTCCTCCTGGAGCTTCCAGTTCCAGGCCTTCAATATCATCTTCTGTTCCCCAAGTTATTTCTAAAGCAGAGTCCATACCCTTAAAAAGTCAGTGGCAGAAAGGAAAGCTAATTGGGCGTGGTACATTTGGCAGTGTTTATGTTGCCAGCAATAGGTATGCAAACTCTGTTATTCTCTTGCGCCTACCTTCTTTTGCACCATGAGATGCTAATGGTCACAGTCTTTATTGCCTACAGGGAAACTGGGGCATTATGCGCAATGAAGGAAGTTGACATGTTTCCAGATGACCCAAAATCTGCAGAGTCTATAAAGCAATTAGAACAGGTTTTTAACCACATTTGCAGTGATTTCATATGTGGATTCTGTCTTCCTCAACTGCTCTTTAAACTAATACAACGTGGCATAATCTTCTTAATCTTTGTTCTGAAGATTCTGTACTAGCTTTTTGGTTGATGAGTATCCTTGTGCATCTACTGTTGCTTTTATTAGTTcttgatatgcatagttttaggttgtatatgtatattctttttacttcTCGTTTTGTTGAGCATGCATGGTTTATTGCAAGTATGTGTTAGATTTTGCTTCCTTTTAATCTATATTTACTTGCTCCATTAATTTCAGGAAATTAAAGTTCTCAGCCACCTAAAGCATCCGAACATTGTGCAGTATTATGGTAGTGAAATAGTGAGTAACCTCAACATGCATCTTTAGGCTTTCCAAGCTTCAGGGTGCCAGGCCATGGTATCTTTAAGACCTCACTGATTAACAATCTTATGCATATGCAGGTTGGAGACCACTTCTATATATATCTAGAGTATGTTCATCCTggttcaattaataaatatgtccGTGAACATTGTGGAGCCATAACAGAAAATGTTGTTCGTAGTTTTAGTCGTCACATTCTATCAGGATTGGCCTACTTGCATAGCATGAAAACGATACACAGGT
The sequence above is drawn from the Ricinus communis isolate WT05 ecotype wild-type chromosome 7, ASM1957865v1, whole genome shotgun sequence genome and encodes:
- the LOC8267239 gene encoding mitogen-activated protein kinase kinase kinase 5 isoform X1, producing the protein MRWLQNISFSAYNNNNNNNNNSTPSSPKPVLSSSASSSATTGDHNFSSKHHHRSYLRGGGLGFRFGTRHRKLRYFTENDVTAAPAAATATAGQNNRASSSTATAAVKSSAETTAAALSGSSCAAAAVVPPRLSSSVPVPLPLPLPVHSGDADSRIPSPREKEKERDGVSSRERIDGVNGDGLSSSNSPKASILAGRQGRRKVDPLDIRSPRKVHPDFSVDHCADYSRINAPIRSAPTSPFSSPQKLTTAADFLPYYQMIAKGNQVWSAPEMATLDIPGLPPPAFFDYTAFSTDTSPLHSPPSRSPRRNPKSPTGGPASLNARLSIETSRECNANLEVHPLPLPPGASSSRPSISSSVPQVISKAESIPLKSQWQKGKLIGRGTFGSVYVASNRETGALCAMKEVDMFPDDPKSAESIKQLEQEIKVLSHLKHPNIVQYYGSEIVGDHFYIYLEYVHPGSINKYVREHCGAITENVVRSFSRHILSGLAYLHSMKTIHRDIKGANLLVDASGVVKLADFGMSKHLTGQAAELSLKGSPYWMAPELMQAVMQKDTSSDLALAVDIWSLGCTIIEMFTGKPPWSDYEGAAAMFKVLRDIPPIPETLSPEGKDFLHCCFQRNPADRPSASMLLEHRWLRNSQQLDFPSSTRSINGIKLMDLTHSSNGSEVKLDQMPIPPASQSAKGKVTSESETARRFHHKTSNLTVMEAPCYSPRSILEVLPISSPPGHNINYGNASSSTLNLSKHGVKSSHIIK
- the LOC8267239 gene encoding mitogen-activated protein kinase kinase kinase 5 isoform X2 yields the protein MRWLQNISFSAYNNNNNNNNNSTPSSPKPVLSSSASSSATTGDHNFSSKHHHRSYLRGGGLGFRFGTRHRKLRYFTENDVTAAPAAATATAGQNNRASSSTATAAVKSSAETTAAALSGSSCAAAAVVPPRLSSSVPVPLPLPLPVHSGDADSRIPSPREKEKERDGVSSRERIDGVNGDGLSSSNSPKASILAGRQGRRKVDPLDIRSPRKVHPDFSVDHCADYSRINAPIRSAPTSPFSSPQKLTTAADFLPYYQMIAKGNQVWSAPEMATLDIPGLPPPAFFDYTAFSTDTSPLHSPPSRSPRRNPKSPTGGPASLNARLSIETSRECNANLEVHPLPLPPGASSSRPSISSSVPQVISKAESIPLKSQWQKGKLIGRGTFGSVYVASNRETGALCAMKEVDMFPDDPKSAESIKQLEQEIKVLSHLKHPNIVQYYGSEIVGDHFYIYLEYVHPGSINKYVREHCGAITENVVRSFSRHILSGLAYLHSMKTIHRDIKGANLLVDASGVVKLADFGMSKHLTGQAAELSLKGSPYWMAPELMQAVMQKDTSSDLALAVDIWSLGCTIIEMFTGKPPWSDYEGAAAMFKVLRDIPPIPETLSPEGKDFLHCCFQRNPADRPSASMLLEHRWLRNSQQLDFPSSTRSINGIKLMDLTHSSNGSEVKLDQMPIPPASQSAKGKVTSESFMRYSFSSARLPEDFIIKLPT